The Columba livia isolate bColLiv1 breed racing homer chromosome 18, bColLiv1.pat.W.v2, whole genome shotgun sequence genome includes a region encoding these proteins:
- the CCDC40 gene encoding coiled-coil domain-containing protein 40 isoform X3, which yields MESGGGNEESVPPERQGETFPPAEAGPAGATEPFVSSAQEKSPETFSDEVELDSCPPELGAMEQAVADRGGAICAAEEHETSGRSEETVEETELVVLDPEHPLMRRFQAALKDYLTKQMEEVNLDLRELRTATRRGSAQREELGVVLYGAQQQLAQLQTDLHQSHERCARAAAARRRLEEELEAVRLTYKKTWQDTDDERKKVSAMQTQVEKLALHLFYAQNMDEEMRHNILLMKLSARKAEAEKVQAEVEKKKQDLLVDLLTRRAYELQEQIALVEAQCVAQAEDTKVTRQAVNEACMEMQAINVEKKRLMNNWSSSLVGMKQRDEAYIATQELLSKYRDELKTLETDINGCRKSIRKEEEKNELLVTMLSRSQNNAKTTTKLIARCLSRQEALKAELSTYARVLHETEQALSRTKMDQATRLRELLFVRKDIERATDAKELLENEIMEKVQEQMMSSKATNHFSQLAAKLRRRRTDLELDFCKVENDIAQVVLNATHTTGRLTILQKTLGELDKEIKTVHDLISRSESEIAKCRLLSENKQVVVIQCNKRLEVLLSQLGGKELGPLEIEINKLTKEIEECNSELLMLQKYWLNLQKELVKLTQEREEQLASLDLLKKRLTIMQQKKVRTENEIQQETKEQKDLERHMRHMSNDLIKLNVLIHKNNNSFEELQSGNIITENEFLRSLKAAEKESLELQEKHGQLAEEKERLLNSLVEAEHQIMLWEKKIQLTKEMRAAMDSETGEGEIQAMRREIHRMQVRYGQLMKQQEKMIRDMEASVSRRETIAIRGEAQNKMDKKRISRSDFHRKKQELRKKISETQQNTEDCSRAIVELESTHAALSASLLAKQQELCRLQAESDGLDWDTECLRNTKRWNLLEIVAYQSRQKHLQALKEGKYSPLCRTEQAWRGEQQKLQDRLRTIDSIVHRVQQEHPQHHRALQWLRQCLGSRLSSQEA from the exons ATGGAGAGCGGGGGTGGCAATGAAGAGTCTGTTCCTCCGGAGCGCCAGGGAGAGACGTTTCCCCCAGCAGAAGCAGGACCCGCTGGAGCTACGGAGCCGTTCGTTAGTTCTGCACAA GAAAAATCTCCTGAGACTTTCTCGGACGAAGTGGAATTAGACAGTTGTCCTCCTGAGCTGGGTGCCATGGAGCAGGCAGTAGCAGACAGAGGAGGTGCCATCTGTGCGGCTGAGGAACATGAAACAAGCGGAAGAAGTGAAGAAACTGTAGAAGAAACAGAACTGGTTGTCTTGGATCCAGAACAT CCTCTGATGAGAAGATTCCAGGCTGCCCTGAAGGATTACCTCACTAAGCAGATGGAAGAAGTGAACCTGGATCTCCGTGAGCTG AGGACAGCCACGAGGCGGGGCAGCGCGCAGAGGGAAGAGCTGGGGGTGGTTCTGTACGGCGCGCAGCAGCAGCTGGCGCAGCTGCAGACGGACCTGCACCAGAGCCACGAGCGCTGCGCCCGGGCGGCCGCGGCGCGGCGGCGCctggaggaggagctggaggccgTCAGGCTCACCTACAAGAAAACGTGGCAGGACACAGATGATGAACGCAAGAAAG TTTCTGCGATGCAGACCCAGGTTGAAAAGCTGGCCTTGCATCTCTTCTACGCGCAGAATATGGACGAGGAGATGCGTCATAATATCTTACTGATGAAACTGTCGGCAAGGAAGGCCGAGGCGGAGAAGGTCCAGGCTgaggtggaaaagaaaaaacag GATCTTCTAGTAGACCTCTTAACAAGAAGAGCCTACGAGCTACAAGAGCAGATTGCCCTGGTTGAAGCTCAGTGTGTGGCCCAGGCAGAGGACACAAAAGTAACTCGGCAAGCGGTCAATGAG GCTTGTATGGAGATGCAGGCTATTAACGTGGAGAAGAAGCGACTGATGAACAACTGGAGTAGCAGCTTGGTTGGAATGAAGCAAAGAGACGAGGCCTATATTGCcacccaggagctgctgag CAAGTACAGAGATGAGCTGAAGACCCTAGAAACGGACATCAATGGCTGTAGAAAGTCAAtcaggaaggaggaggagaagaacgAGCTGCTTGTCACCATGCTGAGCCGTTCACAGAACAATGCCAAGACGACCACGAAGCTGATTGCCCGGTGCCTCTCGAGGCAGGAGGCCCTGAAGGCTGAACTGAGCACCTACGCCCGTGTTCTCCATGAGACAGAGCAGGCTCTCAGCAGGACCAAGATG GATCAAGCTACCCGTCTGCGTGAGTTGCTGTTCGTCCGCAAGGATATAGAGAGAGCAACGGATGccaaagagctgctggagaatGAAATCATGGAGAAGGTTCAGGAACAGATGATGTCCAGCAAAGCCACAAATCACTTCTCGCAGCTGGCTGCAAAACTTCGCAGGAGAAGAACGGATCTG GAGCTGGATTTTTGCAAGGTTGAGAATGATATCGCCCAGGTTGTTCTGAATGCAACTCATACCACCGGCAGGCTGACAATTCTGCAAAAAACGCTTGGTGAGCTggacaaggaaataaaaaccgTCCATGATCTGATCAGCCGCAGTGAGAGCGAGATTGCAAAGTGCCGTCTCCTGAGTGAGAACAAGCAGGTGGTCGTGATCCAGTGCAACAAGAGGCTGGAGGTGCTTCTTTCCCAGCTGGGG GGGAAAGAACTGGGACCCCTGGAGATTGAGATCAACAAGCTGACCAAGGAGATAGAAGAATGCAATTCTGAGCTGCTGATGCTGCAGAAGTACTGGCTCAATCTGCAGAAAGAGCTGGTGAAGTTAACGCAGGAACGGGAAGAGCAATTAGCCTCTTTGGACTTGTTGAAGAAGCGGCTCACAATAATGCAGCAGAAGAAAGTACGCACTGAAA ATGAAATTCAGCAGGAAACAAAGGAACAGAAGGACCTGGAACGTCACATGAGGCACATGTCGAATGACTTGATAAAGTTGAATGTGCTGATCCACAAGAACAACAACAGCTTTGAGGAGCTGCAAAGCGGCAACATTATCACAGAGAACGAGTTCCTACGCTCTCTCAAG gcagcagaaaaagaatCCCTTGAGCTGCAGGAGAAGCACGGTCAACTGgctgaggagaaggaaaggctCCTCAACAGCCTGGTGGAAGCAGA GCACCAAATCATGCTGTGGGAGAAAAAGATCCAGCTGACAAAAGAGATGCGTGCGGCGATGGATTCTGAGACAGGAGAAGGCGAAATCCAGGCCATGAGAAGAGAGATTCACAGGATGCAA GTCCGCTATGGCCAGCTGatgaagcagcaggagaagaTGATTCGTGATATGGAGGCGTCTGTTTCTCGTAGAGAGACCATAGCGATTCGTGGAGAGGCTCAGAACAAAATGGACAAGAAGCGTATCTCCAGGAGTGACTTCCACCGCAAGAAACAGGAGCTGAGAAAGAAGATCAGCGAAACCCAGCAG AACACTGAAGACTGCAGCAGAGCCATCGTGGAGCTGGAGAGCACCCACGCGGCCCTCAGTGCCTCCCTGCTGGCCAAGCAGCAAGAGCTGTGCAGACTGCAGGCGGAGTCCGATGGGCTCGACTGGGACACAGAATGTCTTCGGAACACGAAGCGATGG AACCTGTTGGAGATTGTGGCCTACCAGTCGCGCCAGAAGcatctgcaggcgctgaaggaGGGGAAGTACAGTCCCCTGTGCCGCACGGAACAGGCCTGGAGGGGCGAGCAGCAGAAACTGCAGGACCGGCTCCGCACCATTGACAGCATTGTCCACCGGGTCCAGCAGGAGCATCCTCAGCACCACAGGGCTCTGCAGTGGCTCCGACAGTGCCTGGGGTCCAGGCTCAGCTCGCAGGAAGCCTGA
- the CCDC40 gene encoding coiled-coil domain-containing protein 40 isoform X2, giving the protein MEEAPGAAAEGSGVEFGSAEQNIVRVPSRLAMEAAGMESGGGNEESVPPERQGETFPPAEAGPAGATEPFEKSPETFSDEVELDSCPPELGAMEQAVADRGGAICAAEEHETSGRSEETVEETELVVLDPEHPLMRRFQAALKDYLTKQMEEVNLDLRELRTATRRGSAQREELGVVLYGAQQQLAQLQTDLHQSHERCARAAAARRRLEEELEAVRLTYKKTWQDTDDERKKVSAMQTQVEKLALHLFYAQNMDEEMRHNILLMKLSARKAEAEKVQAEVEKKKQDLLVDLLTRRAYELQEQIALVEAQCVAQAEDTKVTRQAVNEACMEMQAINVEKKRLMNNWSSSLVGMKQRDEAYIATQELLSKYRDELKTLETDINGCRKSIRKEEEKNELLVTMLSRSQNNAKTTTKLIARCLSRQEALKAELSTYARVLHETEQALSRTKMDQATRLRELLFVRKDIERATDAKELLENEIMEKVQEQMMSSKATNHFSQLAAKLRRRRTDLELDFCKVENDIAQVVLNATHTTGRLTILQKTLGELDKEIKTVHDLISRSESEIAKCRLLSENKQVVVIQCNKRLEVLLSQLGGKELGPLEIEINKLTKEIEECNSELLMLQKYWLNLQKELVKLTQEREEQLASLDLLKKRLTIMQQKKVRTENEIQQETKEQKDLERHMRHMSNDLIKLNVLIHKNNNSFEELQSGNIITENEFLRSLKAAEKESLELQEKHGQLAEEKERLLNSLVEAEHQIMLWEKKIQLTKEMRAAMDSETGEGEIQAMRREIHRMQVRYGQLMKQQEKMIRDMEASVSRRETIAIRGEAQNKMDKKRISRSDFHRKKQELRKKISETQQNTEDCSRAIVELESTHAALSASLLAKQQELCRLQAESDGLDWDTECLRNTKRWNLLEIVAYQSRQKHLQALKEGKYSPLCRTEQAWRGEQQKLQDRLRTIDSIVHRVQQEHPQHHRALQWLRQCLGSRLSSQEA; this is encoded by the exons aTGGAGGAGGCCCCCGGTGCCGcagcagagggatctggagTGGAATTCGGCTCCGCTGAGCAGAATATAGTCCGAGTTCCGTCACGTCTTGCTATGGAG GCGGCAGGGATGGAGAGCGGGGGTGGCAATGAAGAGTCTGTTCCTCCGGAGCGCCAGGGAGAGACGTTTCCCCCAGCAGAAGCAGGACCCGCTGGAGCTACGGAGCCGTTC GAAAAATCTCCTGAGACTTTCTCGGACGAAGTGGAATTAGACAGTTGTCCTCCTGAGCTGGGTGCCATGGAGCAGGCAGTAGCAGACAGAGGAGGTGCCATCTGTGCGGCTGAGGAACATGAAACAAGCGGAAGAAGTGAAGAAACTGTAGAAGAAACAGAACTGGTTGTCTTGGATCCAGAACAT CCTCTGATGAGAAGATTCCAGGCTGCCCTGAAGGATTACCTCACTAAGCAGATGGAAGAAGTGAACCTGGATCTCCGTGAGCTG AGGACAGCCACGAGGCGGGGCAGCGCGCAGAGGGAAGAGCTGGGGGTGGTTCTGTACGGCGCGCAGCAGCAGCTGGCGCAGCTGCAGACGGACCTGCACCAGAGCCACGAGCGCTGCGCCCGGGCGGCCGCGGCGCGGCGGCGCctggaggaggagctggaggccgTCAGGCTCACCTACAAGAAAACGTGGCAGGACACAGATGATGAACGCAAGAAAG TTTCTGCGATGCAGACCCAGGTTGAAAAGCTGGCCTTGCATCTCTTCTACGCGCAGAATATGGACGAGGAGATGCGTCATAATATCTTACTGATGAAACTGTCGGCAAGGAAGGCCGAGGCGGAGAAGGTCCAGGCTgaggtggaaaagaaaaaacag GATCTTCTAGTAGACCTCTTAACAAGAAGAGCCTACGAGCTACAAGAGCAGATTGCCCTGGTTGAAGCTCAGTGTGTGGCCCAGGCAGAGGACACAAAAGTAACTCGGCAAGCGGTCAATGAG GCTTGTATGGAGATGCAGGCTATTAACGTGGAGAAGAAGCGACTGATGAACAACTGGAGTAGCAGCTTGGTTGGAATGAAGCAAAGAGACGAGGCCTATATTGCcacccaggagctgctgag CAAGTACAGAGATGAGCTGAAGACCCTAGAAACGGACATCAATGGCTGTAGAAAGTCAAtcaggaaggaggaggagaagaacgAGCTGCTTGTCACCATGCTGAGCCGTTCACAGAACAATGCCAAGACGACCACGAAGCTGATTGCCCGGTGCCTCTCGAGGCAGGAGGCCCTGAAGGCTGAACTGAGCACCTACGCCCGTGTTCTCCATGAGACAGAGCAGGCTCTCAGCAGGACCAAGATG GATCAAGCTACCCGTCTGCGTGAGTTGCTGTTCGTCCGCAAGGATATAGAGAGAGCAACGGATGccaaagagctgctggagaatGAAATCATGGAGAAGGTTCAGGAACAGATGATGTCCAGCAAAGCCACAAATCACTTCTCGCAGCTGGCTGCAAAACTTCGCAGGAGAAGAACGGATCTG GAGCTGGATTTTTGCAAGGTTGAGAATGATATCGCCCAGGTTGTTCTGAATGCAACTCATACCACCGGCAGGCTGACAATTCTGCAAAAAACGCTTGGTGAGCTggacaaggaaataaaaaccgTCCATGATCTGATCAGCCGCAGTGAGAGCGAGATTGCAAAGTGCCGTCTCCTGAGTGAGAACAAGCAGGTGGTCGTGATCCAGTGCAACAAGAGGCTGGAGGTGCTTCTTTCCCAGCTGGGG GGGAAAGAACTGGGACCCCTGGAGATTGAGATCAACAAGCTGACCAAGGAGATAGAAGAATGCAATTCTGAGCTGCTGATGCTGCAGAAGTACTGGCTCAATCTGCAGAAAGAGCTGGTGAAGTTAACGCAGGAACGGGAAGAGCAATTAGCCTCTTTGGACTTGTTGAAGAAGCGGCTCACAATAATGCAGCAGAAGAAAGTACGCACTGAAA ATGAAATTCAGCAGGAAACAAAGGAACAGAAGGACCTGGAACGTCACATGAGGCACATGTCGAATGACTTGATAAAGTTGAATGTGCTGATCCACAAGAACAACAACAGCTTTGAGGAGCTGCAAAGCGGCAACATTATCACAGAGAACGAGTTCCTACGCTCTCTCAAG gcagcagaaaaagaatCCCTTGAGCTGCAGGAGAAGCACGGTCAACTGgctgaggagaaggaaaggctCCTCAACAGCCTGGTGGAAGCAGA GCACCAAATCATGCTGTGGGAGAAAAAGATCCAGCTGACAAAAGAGATGCGTGCGGCGATGGATTCTGAGACAGGAGAAGGCGAAATCCAGGCCATGAGAAGAGAGATTCACAGGATGCAA GTCCGCTATGGCCAGCTGatgaagcagcaggagaagaTGATTCGTGATATGGAGGCGTCTGTTTCTCGTAGAGAGACCATAGCGATTCGTGGAGAGGCTCAGAACAAAATGGACAAGAAGCGTATCTCCAGGAGTGACTTCCACCGCAAGAAACAGGAGCTGAGAAAGAAGATCAGCGAAACCCAGCAG AACACTGAAGACTGCAGCAGAGCCATCGTGGAGCTGGAGAGCACCCACGCGGCCCTCAGTGCCTCCCTGCTGGCCAAGCAGCAAGAGCTGTGCAGACTGCAGGCGGAGTCCGATGGGCTCGACTGGGACACAGAATGTCTTCGGAACACGAAGCGATGG AACCTGTTGGAGATTGTGGCCTACCAGTCGCGCCAGAAGcatctgcaggcgctgaaggaGGGGAAGTACAGTCCCCTGTGCCGCACGGAACAGGCCTGGAGGGGCGAGCAGCAGAAACTGCAGGACCGGCTCCGCACCATTGACAGCATTGTCCACCGGGTCCAGCAGGAGCATCCTCAGCACCACAGGGCTCTGCAGTGGCTCCGACAGTGCCTGGGGTCCAGGCTCAGCTCGCAGGAAGCCTGA
- the CCDC40 gene encoding coiled-coil domain-containing protein 40 isoform X4 yields the protein MESGGGNEESVPPERQGETFPPAEAGPAGATEPFEKSPETFSDEVELDSCPPELGAMEQAVADRGGAICAAEEHETSGRSEETVEETELVVLDPEHPLMRRFQAALKDYLTKQMEEVNLDLRELRTATRRGSAQREELGVVLYGAQQQLAQLQTDLHQSHERCARAAAARRRLEEELEAVRLTYKKTWQDTDDERKKVSAMQTQVEKLALHLFYAQNMDEEMRHNILLMKLSARKAEAEKVQAEVEKKKQDLLVDLLTRRAYELQEQIALVEAQCVAQAEDTKVTRQAVNEACMEMQAINVEKKRLMNNWSSSLVGMKQRDEAYIATQELLSKYRDELKTLETDINGCRKSIRKEEEKNELLVTMLSRSQNNAKTTTKLIARCLSRQEALKAELSTYARVLHETEQALSRTKMDQATRLRELLFVRKDIERATDAKELLENEIMEKVQEQMMSSKATNHFSQLAAKLRRRRTDLELDFCKVENDIAQVVLNATHTTGRLTILQKTLGELDKEIKTVHDLISRSESEIAKCRLLSENKQVVVIQCNKRLEVLLSQLGGKELGPLEIEINKLTKEIEECNSELLMLQKYWLNLQKELVKLTQEREEQLASLDLLKKRLTIMQQKKVRTENEIQQETKEQKDLERHMRHMSNDLIKLNVLIHKNNNSFEELQSGNIITENEFLRSLKAAEKESLELQEKHGQLAEEKERLLNSLVEAEHQIMLWEKKIQLTKEMRAAMDSETGEGEIQAMRREIHRMQVRYGQLMKQQEKMIRDMEASVSRRETIAIRGEAQNKMDKKRISRSDFHRKKQELRKKISETQQNTEDCSRAIVELESTHAALSASLLAKQQELCRLQAESDGLDWDTECLRNTKRWNLLEIVAYQSRQKHLQALKEGKYSPLCRTEQAWRGEQQKLQDRLRTIDSIVHRVQQEHPQHHRALQWLRQCLGSRLSSQEA from the exons ATGGAGAGCGGGGGTGGCAATGAAGAGTCTGTTCCTCCGGAGCGCCAGGGAGAGACGTTTCCCCCAGCAGAAGCAGGACCCGCTGGAGCTACGGAGCCGTTC GAAAAATCTCCTGAGACTTTCTCGGACGAAGTGGAATTAGACAGTTGTCCTCCTGAGCTGGGTGCCATGGAGCAGGCAGTAGCAGACAGAGGAGGTGCCATCTGTGCGGCTGAGGAACATGAAACAAGCGGAAGAAGTGAAGAAACTGTAGAAGAAACAGAACTGGTTGTCTTGGATCCAGAACAT CCTCTGATGAGAAGATTCCAGGCTGCCCTGAAGGATTACCTCACTAAGCAGATGGAAGAAGTGAACCTGGATCTCCGTGAGCTG AGGACAGCCACGAGGCGGGGCAGCGCGCAGAGGGAAGAGCTGGGGGTGGTTCTGTACGGCGCGCAGCAGCAGCTGGCGCAGCTGCAGACGGACCTGCACCAGAGCCACGAGCGCTGCGCCCGGGCGGCCGCGGCGCGGCGGCGCctggaggaggagctggaggccgTCAGGCTCACCTACAAGAAAACGTGGCAGGACACAGATGATGAACGCAAGAAAG TTTCTGCGATGCAGACCCAGGTTGAAAAGCTGGCCTTGCATCTCTTCTACGCGCAGAATATGGACGAGGAGATGCGTCATAATATCTTACTGATGAAACTGTCGGCAAGGAAGGCCGAGGCGGAGAAGGTCCAGGCTgaggtggaaaagaaaaaacag GATCTTCTAGTAGACCTCTTAACAAGAAGAGCCTACGAGCTACAAGAGCAGATTGCCCTGGTTGAAGCTCAGTGTGTGGCCCAGGCAGAGGACACAAAAGTAACTCGGCAAGCGGTCAATGAG GCTTGTATGGAGATGCAGGCTATTAACGTGGAGAAGAAGCGACTGATGAACAACTGGAGTAGCAGCTTGGTTGGAATGAAGCAAAGAGACGAGGCCTATATTGCcacccaggagctgctgag CAAGTACAGAGATGAGCTGAAGACCCTAGAAACGGACATCAATGGCTGTAGAAAGTCAAtcaggaaggaggaggagaagaacgAGCTGCTTGTCACCATGCTGAGCCGTTCACAGAACAATGCCAAGACGACCACGAAGCTGATTGCCCGGTGCCTCTCGAGGCAGGAGGCCCTGAAGGCTGAACTGAGCACCTACGCCCGTGTTCTCCATGAGACAGAGCAGGCTCTCAGCAGGACCAAGATG GATCAAGCTACCCGTCTGCGTGAGTTGCTGTTCGTCCGCAAGGATATAGAGAGAGCAACGGATGccaaagagctgctggagaatGAAATCATGGAGAAGGTTCAGGAACAGATGATGTCCAGCAAAGCCACAAATCACTTCTCGCAGCTGGCTGCAAAACTTCGCAGGAGAAGAACGGATCTG GAGCTGGATTTTTGCAAGGTTGAGAATGATATCGCCCAGGTTGTTCTGAATGCAACTCATACCACCGGCAGGCTGACAATTCTGCAAAAAACGCTTGGTGAGCTggacaaggaaataaaaaccgTCCATGATCTGATCAGCCGCAGTGAGAGCGAGATTGCAAAGTGCCGTCTCCTGAGTGAGAACAAGCAGGTGGTCGTGATCCAGTGCAACAAGAGGCTGGAGGTGCTTCTTTCCCAGCTGGGG GGGAAAGAACTGGGACCCCTGGAGATTGAGATCAACAAGCTGACCAAGGAGATAGAAGAATGCAATTCTGAGCTGCTGATGCTGCAGAAGTACTGGCTCAATCTGCAGAAAGAGCTGGTGAAGTTAACGCAGGAACGGGAAGAGCAATTAGCCTCTTTGGACTTGTTGAAGAAGCGGCTCACAATAATGCAGCAGAAGAAAGTACGCACTGAAA ATGAAATTCAGCAGGAAACAAAGGAACAGAAGGACCTGGAACGTCACATGAGGCACATGTCGAATGACTTGATAAAGTTGAATGTGCTGATCCACAAGAACAACAACAGCTTTGAGGAGCTGCAAAGCGGCAACATTATCACAGAGAACGAGTTCCTACGCTCTCTCAAG gcagcagaaaaagaatCCCTTGAGCTGCAGGAGAAGCACGGTCAACTGgctgaggagaaggaaaggctCCTCAACAGCCTGGTGGAAGCAGA GCACCAAATCATGCTGTGGGAGAAAAAGATCCAGCTGACAAAAGAGATGCGTGCGGCGATGGATTCTGAGACAGGAGAAGGCGAAATCCAGGCCATGAGAAGAGAGATTCACAGGATGCAA GTCCGCTATGGCCAGCTGatgaagcagcaggagaagaTGATTCGTGATATGGAGGCGTCTGTTTCTCGTAGAGAGACCATAGCGATTCGTGGAGAGGCTCAGAACAAAATGGACAAGAAGCGTATCTCCAGGAGTGACTTCCACCGCAAGAAACAGGAGCTGAGAAAGAAGATCAGCGAAACCCAGCAG AACACTGAAGACTGCAGCAGAGCCATCGTGGAGCTGGAGAGCACCCACGCGGCCCTCAGTGCCTCCCTGCTGGCCAAGCAGCAAGAGCTGTGCAGACTGCAGGCGGAGTCCGATGGGCTCGACTGGGACACAGAATGTCTTCGGAACACGAAGCGATGG AACCTGTTGGAGATTGTGGCCTACCAGTCGCGCCAGAAGcatctgcaggcgctgaaggaGGGGAAGTACAGTCCCCTGTGCCGCACGGAACAGGCCTGGAGGGGCGAGCAGCAGAAACTGCAGGACCGGCTCCGCACCATTGACAGCATTGTCCACCGGGTCCAGCAGGAGCATCCTCAGCACCACAGGGCTCTGCAGTGGCTCCGACAGTGCCTGGGGTCCAGGCTCAGCTCGCAGGAAGCCTGA